Sequence from the Pirellulales bacterium genome:
ACGAGCATCAGCGTGAAGCCGCCGCCGATGCCACCGAGGGTCGCGATGTCCATGGTTGGCGTTCTTCTGCTTTCGGGAAAAGTTGTTTCGACCGCTGATAATCGATGGCCCGGCGCAGCACCTCGTCCATCGTTTCGCGGACCACCAGCCGTTCGCCGTTAGTCAACGAGACGATGGTGTCGGGCCGCCGCTCGACGTACTTGATCAGCTCGGCGTTGAGAACGAACTCGTCTCCGCCAAGCTGGGTCAATTTGATCATGGAATCTGCCAGGCGCCGGCGAAGTCGCGTTCGGGAACCGCCCTGGAGAAACATAGGATACGAATGGGGCGGCGGCGACCGGCAAGGGAACCGTTGCGGACGGATTTGCCGAAAGTGCGGAACGTGCCGTTGACGCGGTTGCGGAAGGTTGCAGCCCCAAGCCGTGACCGGTATTCTGAAGTTATGGCTGAAAATGCAGCAGTCGCCGAACCGGTCCAGGAAGACGCACCGGAATCCGCCAAGCGGAAGCCGAAAAAGCTGCCGCCCTACGCGGTGGTGGTGCTGAACGACGAAGACCACACGTTTGCCTACGTGATCGAAACGTTCATGAAGGTGTTCGGCTACGATCAGACCAAGTCGTTTCAACTCGCTCAGGAGATCCATCAGAGCGGTCGCGGCATCGTCTGGACCGGCCCCAAGGAAGTCGCGGAACTGAAGCGCGACCAAATCCGCTCGGCCGGCCCCGACCTGTTCGCCAGCAAGAAGGTGACGTCTCCGTTGGGGGTCGTGCTGGAGCCGCTGCCCGGCTAGCCCTGCATGTCGGGCGTTTCGTGCTTCGACTGCCAAATCGCCCAAGCCAGGCCCACCGCCGACACGACGATCGAGCCCCAGAACAGCGCGTCGTGCGGTTTCACGCCGTCGGGAAGATACGTTTGTTGCCAGGCGACGCCCATGCGGTCGATCAACTCTTTGTCGTAAGGCAAGATCAAGCCGATGATCAGCAGACTGACCATGTTCATGACTTTGATGAGCGGGTTGATCGCCGGCCCGGCGGTGTCTTTGAGCGGATCGCCGACGGTGTCGCCGGTGATGGCCGCCTTGTGCTTCTCGCTGC
This genomic interval carries:
- a CDS encoding flagellar FlbD family protein; amino-acid sequence: MIKLTQLGGDEFVLNAELIKYVERRPDTIVSLTNGERLVVRETMDEVLRRAIDYQRSKQLFPKAEERQPWTSRPSVASAAASR
- a CDS encoding ATP-dependent Clp protease adaptor ClpS, with amino-acid sequence MAENAAVAEPVQEDAPESAKRKPKKLPPYAVVVLNDEDHTFAYVIETFMKVFGYDQTKSFQLAQEIHQSGRGIVWTGPKEVAELKRDQIRSAGPDLFASKKVTSPLGVVLEPLPG